Proteins from a single region of Camelus ferus isolate YT-003-E chromosome 23, BCGSAC_Cfer_1.0, whole genome shotgun sequence:
- the FBXO28 gene encoding F-box only protein 28 encodes MAAASEERMAEEGGGGHGDSGSSSAIGSTQRLPPPPPPQPPLPGSQAPPVPALAPDQLPQNNTLVALPIVAIENILSFMSYDEISQLRLVCKRMDLVCQRMLNQGFLKVERYHNLCQKQVKAQLPRRESERRNHSLARHADILAAVETRLSLLNMTFMKYVDSNLCCFIPGKVIDEIYRVLRYVNSTRAPQRAHEVLQELRDISSMAMEYFDEKIVPILKRKLPGSDVSGRLMGSPPVPGPSAALTTMQLFSKQNPSRQEVTKLQQQVKTNGAGVTVLRREISELRTKVQEQQKQLQDQDQKLLEQTQIIGEQNARLAELERKLREVMESAVGNASASGQSEESPRKRKKATEAIDSLRKSKRLRNRK; translated from the exons ATGGCGGCGGCGTCGGAGGAGCGGATGGCTGAGGAAGGAGGCGGCGGCCACGGCGACAGCGGCTCCTCTTCGGCCATCGGCTCTACCCAGCGActgcccccaccgcccccgccccagcccccgcTGCCGGGGTCCCAGGCGCCCCCAGTCCCGGCGCTGGCTCCTGACCAGCTGCCTCAAAACAACACGCTGGTGGCGCTGCCCATCGTAGCCATCGAGAACATCCTCAGCTTTATGTCCTACGACGAAATTAGCCAGCTCCGCCTG GTTTGTAAAAGAATGGACTTGGTTTGCCAGAGAATGTTGAATCAGGGATTTCTGAAAGTGGAAAGGTATCATAATCTATGTCAGAAACAAGTGAAAGCACAGCTCCCAAG aagagAGTCAGAAAGGAGAAACCATTCTTTAGCTCGTCATGCAGACATCCTTGCTGCTGTTGAAACAAGGCTATCACTGTTAAATATGACTTTCATGAAGTATGTGGATTCCAATCTTTGTTGCTTCATCCCAGGAAAG GTGATTGATGAGATTTATCGTGTGTTGAGATATGTCAATTCTACCAGAGCCCCTCAGCGAGCTCATGAAGTACTTCAAGAATTAAGGGATATTTCCTCCATGGCAATGGAATACTTTGATGAAAAGATTGTTCCAATTCTAAAGAGGAAATTACCAGGATCAGATGTATCTGGAAGACTCATGGGCTCTCCTCCAG TTCCAGGACCTTCTGCAGCGCTGACAACAATGCAGCTCTTCTCCAAGCAAAACCCTTCAAGACAAGAGGTTACCAAACTCCAGCAGCAGGTTAAGACAAATGGTGCTGGTGTGACTGTTCTCAGGCGTGAAATTTCTGAGCTTCGCACCAAAGTGCAGGAACAGCAGAAACAGCTTCAAGACCAGGACCAGAAACTGCTAGAGCAGACCCAGATCATAGGTGAACAGAACGCACGGTTGGCAGAGCTGGAACGCAAACTCCGGGAAGTGATGGAAAGTGCAGTAGGAAACGCCTCAGCGTCTGGGCAGAGTGAAGAGTCTCCTCGGAAACGCAAAAAGGCCACAGAAGCCATAGACTCTCTTAGGAAATCTAAGCGTCTCCGGAATAGAAAGTAA